A window of Blautia argi genomic DNA:
CAGTTCTTTTTCCAAACAGCTTCTGTGGCAGGGAATCTTCTTCCTGCTGACCGGTCTTGCCGGCATTTTTCTTCTGTATCTTGCAAGCTGGCACACGGTCGGAAAAACCCTGCTCCCTTTAAAAGAGAATCAGAAAAAGCAGGCAGAATTCATTGCCGCTGCCTCCCATGAACTCCGTTCTCCCCTGGCAGTTATTCAGGCAAGCGCCTCTGCGGTACGAACCTCTCCTCAAAACACAGACCAGATGCTTTTTACCATTGAGAAGGAATGTACCCGTATGGGAAATCTGATTAAGGATTTGCTGGTCCTGGCAGCCTCTGATTCCAGAAAATGGCAGCTTACCCTTGGCGCGTATGACAGTGATACCCTGCTTTTGGACGTATATGAAACCTTTGAGCCCATATGCCTCCACAAAAAGATTACCCTGCACCTGACACTGCCGGATATAGAACTTCCCCGGGTATACTGTGATAAAAACCGGGTAATTCAGATACTGACCATTCTTCTGGACAATGCCCTTACTTATACCAGCCCCGGTGGAAGGGTTGACCTGAAAATCTTTGCAAAAAAGAAAAAAATCTGCTATGTGGTAGCAGATCATGGAAAAGGGATTCCTGATGAGGAAAAAGAACGAATTTTTGAACGCTTTTACCAAAGCGACAAATCACGGAAAGAAAAAGAACATTTCGGGCTGGGGCTTTCCATTGCCAGGGAACTGACGGAACTGCAAAAGGGAAAGCTGACCCTGACAGATACCCAGGGCGGAGGCTGTACCTTTACGCTGACTTTATCTGCCGCTGAAGAAAACCATACCTCTTCCCACCCCTGATTGCTGCAAAAAAATCAGCCGTACAAACTACACAGCCATTTTCTGACTGCTACAGCTTGTACGGCGTTCACTTTTATACGCTGATTTCAAGAAAAAACTCCATATTCCTTTTTCTATTCTGTATCTGCTTCCCCTTCACTAAGCAACTGTATCTCATACACCTGATTGATTTTTGCCGGATAAGACTCCAGGATTATGCCGTCATAAAGAATTTTCACACAATCCCCTTCTTTTAAATCAGGAACCTTTTGGGAATCTTTCACCTGTGTACTGACTGTAATTTTATCTGCAGAAAGGCTCTCCTCTTCCAATGGCTCTATTAGAATGTATTGCTCTTTTACTTCTAACACCTGCCCTTTCAGGCTGACCCTCCTCTGCTCTTTCCTGTCACAACCGGAAAGCATCAATATAAAAATCACCAGAATTACAATAAACGACCTGAAATATCTCAACAAATTATGTGCTTTCGTTTCTTTATTCATTCCCTTCCCTCCATTCTGGTGAAATTAATAATTTCAATCACTTCATCTTTGAGGGATTCCTCCCAGCAGGAAAAAGCAACTTTATCCATGCAGTTCCAGCGGCTGCCCGTCCGGATCAAAGAAAAAGGTCATTTTTTCTCCCGTAAATTCATCTGTCCGTATAGGCTCTGTTTCCACACCCAATGCCTGCAGCTCCTTTGCCGTTTTCTCCACATCTTCTACTTTAAACGCCAGATGCCGCAGTCCATTTGCTTCCGGGTAACTGGGTCTTTTGGGACGTCCCGGAATGATAAACAATTCCAGTTCCACATTTCCCTGCCGCAGGTCAATTTTGTAGTCCTTCCTCTCCTCTCTGTAATTTTCCCGAATCACCTCAAATCCTAAAATCTCCACATAAAAATTTTTAGACTTCTCGTAATCACTTCCAATAATGGCAATATGATGTATGGTATCCAGCTTCATCATTTCCTCCTCTTACTCGCTCTGCTGTTATCTTGTTTCCCCCACCTCTATTAATGTTCCGTCTGGGTCATAAAAACGTATCACTTTCCGTTCCCAGGCATTGCAGGTCAAGGGTGTCACATATTTTACAGGCTCTTCATAGTTATTTAGTTTTTCTGCAAATGCTTCTATATTTCTTTCCTCAAAATACAATTCTGTGCTGTGACTCTTTGGACACACCGTTTTTTGAATGGTTGCTTCCCAGAGCTTTTTCTCCTGAAGCACCAGTCCTTCTGTTAAAATCACATTTTCTCCGCTGTCCAGAAGAACTTCCAGTCCAAATAAATCATGGTAAAATTTTTTGGACTTTTCTATATCTGTTACCACAATCAACACATTTTTTAGCTTCACGTTTCCTCACCCCATAAAAAGCTTTTTTATTTGTCTTATAAAAATCATACCATAGGTTTTTCCCCAATAGAAGAAAAATTTGTGTTTTTCATCTGGAGATTTTATATAGAATTCCTCTGCTTCACTCTGAAATTTGCCTGATATGGCATTGATAAGTTACGACTTGATAATAGACTCTGCTTTACACAGAAAAGACAAGATATCCCTATATTCTGAAGATATCAATTTTCGGTTTCTTTATATTTATTCATCTCTTCTTCAGAAATATCACATAACTCCATGATTTTTTCCTCACTCAGACCTTTTTTACGCATGGCGGTTACCATTTTTATAATACCTTTTTCCATGCCTTCTTTAATGCCTTCCTTTATCCCTTCGTTCCTTTCATCTCTCAGCATTTCTTCCAAAATCATAAAGCGTTCCTCCATTTCCCGGTTTCCTTTGATATCCCGGATAAAGTTCTGAAGCTGCCTTACATAAGGGTCATGAAAATCCTCC
This region includes:
- a CDS encoding sensor histidine kinase — encoded protein: MFQTLQKKLTFLYTLTTGTILTVILIICFFYMKSSVEARYKAQFSSIFLTISNRFQTEAFFTDSWLSQMELDNQLVIHIEENKQPLFFQGAFQTKTDRSLLLKKAYKKAKEDGATPQAAALSSPLQSSVFTLKGTEKDTYLGMYLVESTFSGYKSLLVLQDISSFSKQLLWQGIFFLLTGLAGIFLLYLASWHTVGKTLLPLKENQKKQAEFIAAASHELRSPLAVIQASASAVRTSPQNTDQMLFTIEKECTRMGNLIKDLLVLAASDSRKWQLTLGAYDSDTLLLDVYETFEPICLHKKITLHLTLPDIELPRVYCDKNRVIQILTILLDNALTYTSPGGRVDLKIFAKKKKICYVVADHGKGIPDEEKERIFERFYQSDKSRKEKEHFGLGLSIARELTELQKGKLTLTDTQGGGCTFTLTLSAAEENHTSSHP
- a CDS encoding DUF3221 domain-containing protein, translating into MNKETKAHNLLRYFRSFIVILVIFILMLSGCDRKEQRRVSLKGQVLEVKEQYILIEPLEEESLSADKITVSTQVKDSQKVPDLKEGDCVKILYDGIILESYPAKINQVYEIQLLSEGEADTE
- the gloA2 gene encoding SMU1112c/YaeR family gloxylase I-like metalloprotein — protein: MKLDTIHHIAIIGSDYEKSKNFYVEILGFEVIRENYREERKDYKIDLRQGNVELELFIIPGRPKRPSYPEANGLRHLAFKVEDVEKTAKELQALGVETEPIRTDEFTGEKMTFFFDPDGQPLELHG
- a CDS encoding VOC family protein, with product MKLKNVLIVVTDIEKSKKFYHDLFGLEVLLDSGENVILTEGLVLQEKKLWEATIQKTVCPKSHSTELYFEERNIEAFAEKLNNYEEPVKYVTPLTCNAWERKVIRFYDPDGTLIEVGETR